Proteins encoded in a region of the Populus alba chromosome 13, ASM523922v2, whole genome shotgun sequence genome:
- the LOC118053553 gene encoding protein PARALOG OF AIPP2 isoform X5, translating into MRRKVRTRAESGTCNVCSAPCSSCMHLKLACMGSKGDEFSDETCRVTASSQYSNNDGDGIVSFKSRARDSLQHTTSEASNLLSVSSSHDSLSENAESKANIRSSDADASAESQMLPKLSSGRAVAEDHFSPKPECLSDQKTLSKKHGDPKSEEGHDDTMSCVSRASDASKVVSYPKKNLDRDNLLLSSALEVEGSGKALVSHNSGSLETPSNDADAGCSSPKVQTKCLSLNANGKCLDEHLSLHDHGKPFECPMEQVNLSLPKEAVSNIDCGGNLAASNNADNHANGKSTINAESSKVSCKIYSKLELEADKDSGDRSNEGFKGSEQVGREEKLNDLDELANMQEPHLQSASTDESDESEILEHDVKVCDICGDAGREDLLAICSRCTDGAEHTYCMRDMLQKVPEGDWLCEECKLAEETENQKQDAEEKRMNSTQSSGKRQAESIELVPVPKRQATESSLASPKSCSPSRIAAVSRDTSFKSLDKGKVKIAHQTYFGNRLSIDIRETAHPSLNGSRVQTPKGTLLKSNSFNTINSKPKVKLVNEFPQKHKGTRESSLDMKERPARMMSKSMSFKSVNSGRSVTIESKGKMISSKYSHTQDARGLKQVKDQNAIDRKNLLRLDRPLGSSMPNSAVSTPKVDQRIAPRGESAIVSSTSINRELKSTQSDGKLGTLSRSTSSVGRKSADIPGTSVRVSSTHGISSSSVEQKLNQISPKDEPSSNSWNAERQLNNANENLQDGLPQSRESSNQGEKVRESSVSLLRPADTTGLKIVTCQKCKEVGHATENCTVVSPMASGTDVPISRTAREGMRKGSKLKAAIEVAMLKRPGIYRKKKESDQSDGLSLLNVDASSEIQDQFSVLNKMNEGTLERQANHGASSSELSKSTNINNVKQLNEHSTDTVCPSKVGQLDSVAPYLGKPAHTSVEKSVLMKMSAIPEHEYIWQGVLEVHRSEKFIDLYGGIQAHLSTCASPKVHDMVNKFPQNINLDEVPRLSTWPRQFHISGAKEENIALYFFAKDFESYENYKGLLDNMIKKDLALKGSFGGVEFFIFPSTQLPENSQRWNMLYFLWGVFRGRRSDSNSFKKLVIPSLNVVPRDKDIPAAVLCSPENLCPSECIVKETSACDSSCDVPNTSNAPEKPCVSLNRNSDSKVFNAQTIQESQDGKLDSKSMPKIPGSNNPWCPEVRRSSSSLEEVGHPECSMDVEFKSCAEVTGTNSSSDVVEIQMHEGTSCFGEGMPSFKIFGVGSQDSGGRTTFGEEKIVDRTYCDRNNVKVERDLNEENVNLDVEASSEKTPRKRPYIDLSETAPLTSSSVTHKALWNKADNDKLVDGESVRKKLKTGFRELYGGSGSRDGNSLSGSFTSQTCDLGSSSSIEEKSYEKASDEKVILEDLGTSERYFFPVDSHRVKDIWLPGNSMPWNSLNDDDKVRDGIPNLELALGAETKSPNKGILPFFGLVEKNDNQNKPPDKVLNKEEDDGVSASLSLSLSFPFPEKEQTVKPVSKTEQLVPERRQVNTSLLLFEDLSDK; encoded by the exons ATGAGACGGAAGGTTCGTACGAGAGCTGAGTCTGGGACTTGTAACGTGTGCTCTGCTCCTTGTTCATCTTGTATGCATCTTAAGCTAGCCTGTATGGGATCAAAGGGTGATGAGTTTTCTGATGAAACCTGTCGTGTAACTGCATCAAGTCAATATTCTAATAATGACGGTGATGGTATAGTCTCTTTTAAAAGTAGAGCACGTGACAGCTTACAGCATACCACTAGTGAAGCAAGCAACTTGCTCAGTGTCAGTTCAAGTCATGACTCTCTGTCTGAAAATGCGGAAAGTAAAGCAAACATAAGGTCATCTGATGCTGATGCCTCAGCCGAGTCTCAGATGCTTCCGAAATTGTCCTCTGGTAGAGCTGTTGCTGAGGATCATTTTTCTCCAAAACCAGAGTGTCTTTCAGATCAGAAAACTCTCTCAAAGAAGCATGGGGATCCTAAATCTGAAGAGGGCCATGATGATACCATGTCATGTGTTAGTAGAGCTAGTGATGCAAGCAAAGTGGTTAGTTATCCTAAGAAGAATTTAGACAGGGATAATTTATTGCTCAGTTCAGCTTTAGAAGTGGAAGGATCTGGAAAGGCACTAGTTTCTCACAATTCAGGCTCATTGGAGACTCCTTCAAATGATGCTGATGCTGGTTGTAGCTCACCAAAGGTCCAGACTAAGTGCCTTTCCTTGAATGCAAATGGTAAATGTCTTGATGAACATCTATCATTACATGACCATGGAAAACCATTTGAATGCCCAATGGAACAAGTTAACCTGTCATTGCCAAAAGAAGCAGTATCTAATATTGATTGTGGTGGCAACTTGGCTGCATCTAACAATGCAGATAACCATGCAAATGGTAAAAGTACCATTAATGCTGAGAGTTCCAAGGTTTCATGTAAAATCTATTCAAAATTAGAACTGGAGGCTGACAAGGATAGTGGGGACCGATCAAATGAGGGTTTTAAAGGTTCTGAGCAAGTTGGACGAGAAGAGAAGTTGAATGATTTGGATGAGTTAGCAAATATGCAGGAGCCTCATTTGCAATCTGCATCCACAGACGAGAGTGATGAGTCTGAAATTCTGGAACATGAT GTAAAAGTATGTGATATTTGCGGGGATGCAGGTCGAGAGGATTTGCTTGCTATATGTAGTAGGTGCACTGACGGTGCAGAACACAC CTATTGTATGCGAGACATGCTTCAGAAGGTTCCTGAAGGTGATTGGCTATGTGAAGAATGCAAGTTGGCTGAGGAAACTGAAAATCAAAAGCAAG ATGCTGAGGAAAAAAGAATGAATAGTACACAAAGCTCTGGCAAGAGACAGGCAGAATCTATAGAGCTGGTTCCAGTACCCAAAAGGCAGGCTACTGAATCAAGCTTGGCATCACCCAAGTCATGCAGTCCTAGCAGAATAGCTGCAGTATCTCGGGATACTTCGTTCAAGAGCTTAGATAAGGGAAAAGTAAAGATAGCTCATCAAACTTATTTTGGAAATCGCTTAAGTATTGATATTCGGGAAACTGCTCACCCTTCTCTGAATGGTTCACGTGTTCAAACCCCCAAGG GTACCTTATTGAAATCCAACTCATTCAACACCATAAATTCCAAACCAAAAGTGAAACTTGTCAATGAATTTCCTCAAAAGCACAAGGGGACCAGGGAGAGTTCTCTTGATATGAAGGAGAGGCCTGCTAGAATGATGAGTAAATCTATGTCATTTAAATCTGTGAACTCAGGCCGATCTGTCACTATTGAATCAAAAGGTAAAATGATTTCATCCAAATATTCTCACACTCAAGATGCAAGAGGGTTAAAACAAGTGAAAGACCAGAATGcaattgatagaaaaaacttGTTGAGGCTGGATCGCCCTTTAGGTAGCTCAATGCCAAATAGTGCTGTTTCAACACCTAAGGTTGATCAAAGGATTGCTCCTCGTGGTGAAAGTGCCATAGTATCATCCACAAGCATCAACAGAGAGTTGAAGTCCACACAGTCTGATGGAAAATTGGGTACCTTATCAAGATCAACTAGTAGTGTTGGTCGTAAAAGTGCAGATATCCCAGGTACTTCAG TTCGAGTTTCATCTACACATGGAATTAGCAGTTCTTCTGTGGAACAAAAATTGAACCAAATTAGCCCTAAAGATGAACCATCGTCCAATTCCTGGAATGCTGAGAGACAGCTCAATAATGCCAATGAAAATTTGCAAGATGGCTTGCCTCAATCACGGGAATCATCaaatcaaggtgaaaaggttaggGAAAGTTCTGTCAGTCTCTTGAGGCCTGCTGATACCACTGGGTTGAAAATTGTCACCTGTCAAAAGTGCAAGGAAGTCGGTCATGCTACAGAAAATTGCACTGTTGTTAGTCCTATGGCTTCTGGTACTGATGTACCTATTTCTAGAACTGCCAGAGAGGGGATGAGAAAAGGTAGTAAATTGAAAGCTGCAATTGAGGTTGCTATGCTTAAGAGGCCTGGAATatacagaaagaaaaaagaaagtgatcAATCTGATGGGCTATCCTTGTTAAATGTGGATGCAAGTAGCGAGATTCAAGATCAGTTCTCAGTTTTAAATAAGATGAATGAAGGAACACTTGAAAGGCAAGCAAATCATGGTGCTTCTTCCTCTGAGTTAAGCAAATCAACAAATATTAATAACGTGAAGCAGCTTAATGAGCACTCCACTGATACTGTTTGTCCTTCCAAGGTGGGGCAATTGGATTCCGTTGCCCCATATTTGGGAAAGCCTGCTCATACTTCAGTGGAGAAGTCTGTCCTTATGAAGATGTCAGCCATCCCAGAGCATGAATATATCTGGCA GGGGGTGCTTGAAGTGCATAGATCCGAAAAATTTATCGACTTATATGGTGGAATTCAAGCACATCTATCGACTTGTGCATCACCTAAAGTCCATGACATGGTCAACAAGTTTCCCCAGAATATTAACTTGGATGAAGTACCTCGCTTAAGCACATGGCCAAGACAATTCCACATCAGTGGTGCTAAAGAGGAAAATATTGCACTCTACTTCTTTGCCAAGGATTTTGAAAG TTACGAGAACTACAAGGGATTGTTGGACAACATGATTAAAAAGGATCTGGCCCTGAAAGGATCATTTGGTGGTGTTGAATTCTTCATATTCCCATCCACTCAGCTTCCAGAGAACTCCCAGC GTTGGAATATGTTGTATTTCTTGTGGGGAGTGTTCAGGGGAAGGAGATCTGATTCAAATTCATTTAAGAAGTTAGTTATTCCCAGTTTGAATGTGGTGCCCAGGGACAAAGACATTCCTGCTGCAGTCTTGTGTTCACCTGAGAATCTCTGCCCATCTGAATGTATTGTTAAAGAAACATCTGCATGTGACAGTTCTTGTGATGTGCCTAATACATCAAATGCTCCTGAAAAGCCATGTGTGTCCTTAAACAGGAATTCTGATAGCAAAGTATTTAATGCACAAACGATCCAAGAGAGTCAAGATGGGAAGCTTGACTCCAAATCCATGCCAAAGATTCCAGGAAGCAATAACCCATGGTGCCCAGAAGTTAGACGCAGCAGTTCTTCCCTG GAAGAAGTTGGTCATCCTGAGTGCAGTATGGATGTGGAGTTCAAATCTTGTGCTGAGGTAACTGGAACTAATTCTAGCTCTGATGTGGTGGAGATACAAATGCATGAAGGAACTTCATGTTTTGGAGAAGGTATGCCATCTTTCAAGATTTTTGGTGTTGGTAGTCAAGATTCAGGTGGCAGGACGACTTTTGGTGAGGAAAAAATAGTTGATAGAACATACTGTGATAGAAATAATGTTAAAGTTGAAAGGGACTTGAATGAAGAGAATGTGAATCTGGATGTGGAGGCTTCTTCAGAGAAAACCCCCAGGAAACGACCATATATTGATCTGTCAGAGACTGCACCACTGACTTCAAGTAGCGTGACTCATAAAGCTCTGTGGAATAAGGCAGATAATGACAAGTTAGTAGATGGAGAGAGTGTTAGGAAAAAGCTGAAGACGGGTTTCAGGGAACTATATGGGGGTAGTGGTTCAAGAGATGGAAATTCCTTGAGTGGTAGTTTTACTTCTCAGACATGTGATTTGGGTTCCAGCTCCTCAATTGAGGAGAAGAGCTATGAAAAAGCATCTGATGAAAAAGTTATCTTGGAGGACCTAGGAACTAGTGAAAGGTACTTCTTTCCTGTGGATTCACATCGTGTCAAGGATATTTGGTTGCCTGGTAACTCCATGCCCTGGAACTCattaaatgatgatgataaagttCGTGATGGGATTCCAAATCTCGAGCTTGCCTTAGGGGCTGAGACAAAATCCCCTAATAAGGGAATCCTGCCTTTCTTCGGATTGGTAGAGAAAAATGATAACCAGAACAAGCCCCCAGACAAGGTGTTGAATAAGGAAGAAGACGATGGCGTCTCTGCTTCCCTCTCCCTTTCCCTCTCATTCCCATTTCCAGAAAAGGAACAAACTGTAAAACCTGTTTCAAAAACAGAGCAGCTTGTGCCTGAAAGGCGTCAGGTGAATACTTCACTGCTCCTTTTTGAGGACCTTTCAGATAAATAG